Within Enterobacter sp. RHBSTW-00175, the genomic segment CGTGCGGCAGCGGAGATGGCTTCTTCCTGCTGCTTCAGTTGGGCAAGGAGTGATGAACGCTGCTGTTGCTGCTGGCGTACCGCACGCTCTTTGGCGGCGATATCGGCCTGAATAGATTTAAGCTGGTCGCGATCGTCCGCATGTGCGGATGCTGCGCACAGCAATACGCCAGCGCTGAGTGCGCTGGCGCAAAATAGGGCCCTGACTGATAACCGAAGCGGTTTCACGACCCATGTGATTGAAAAAATCGCCTTTCCCCTCATGGGGAGCGATTATTCCACGATGAACAGCGGCTTGCCAGTCATCTCTTTAGGGATTTCCATACCCATCAGCGTCAACATGGTTGGCGCGATGTCGGAAAGCTTGCCGCCTTCCACCGCTTTCAGTGGTTTATCACCGACATAGATCAGCGGAACAGGCAGGTTGGTGTGGGCAGTGTGAGCCTGGCCGGTAGATGGATCGCGCATCTGTTCTGCGTTACCGTGGTCGGCGGTGATCAGCATCTGGCCACCCACGGATTCAATCGCTTTTGTAACCTGCTCAACGCAGTGATCCAGTGCTTCAACGGCTTTGATTGCGGCTTCCATCACGCCGGTATGGCCAACCATGTCGCCATTCGGATAGTTACAGATGATGGTGTCGTACTTACCGCTTTCGATAGCCGCGACCAGTTTTTCAGTCAGCTCGGCAGAGCTCATTTCTGGTTGCAGATCGTAGGTAGCAACTTTCGGCGAGTTGATCAGGATACGGTCTTCGCCTTTGAACGGCTCTTCAACACCACCGTTAAAGAAGAAGGTCACGTGTGCGTATTTCTCTGTTTCAGAGATACGCAGCTGCGTTTTATCGTTTTTCGCCATCCACTCACCGAGGGTGTTTGCCAGTGAGGCCGGTGGGTAAGCGCAGGGTGCTTTGATGTCTGCGGCGTATTCGGTCAGCTGGATGAAATCAAGTTTCACCACCTTCTTACGGGCGAAGCCGTCGAAATCGCTGTTCACGAATGCACGGGTGATTTCACGCGCACGGTCAGCACGGAAGTTCATGAAAATCAACGCATCGCCGTCTTCCATCGCTGCATCGGCCTGGCCTTCAGCGCGGATAACCGTCGCTTTCACGAATTCGTCGTTTTCATCGCGGGCGTAAGCTGCTTCCAGACCTTCTACGGCAGTCGCAAACTGGAACTCGCCTTTTGCCTGGGTCATCAGGTCATAAGCTTGTTCAACGCGATCCCAACGGTTGTCGCGGTCCATTGCGTAGTAACGACCGATGATGGAGGCCACACGGCCTTTACCCAGTGCGGCAAATTTGTCTTCGAAGGCTTTCAGGGAACCTTCAGCGCTGCGTGGTGGCGTATCGCGGCCATCAAGGAAAGCGTGCAGATAGATTTTCTCAGCACCGCGTTCTGCTGCCAGCTCAACCATAGCCATGATGTGATCTTCATGGCTATGAACGCCGCCCGCAGAGAGCAGCCCCATGATGTGTACAGCCTTGCCTGCGGCAACGGCTTTATCAACCGCGCCAGACAGCGTTGGGTTAGAGAAGAAAGTACGTTCCTTAATTTCAACGTCCAGACGGGTCAGGTCCTGATACACGATACGACCCGCGCCCAGGTTAACGTGACCGACTTCGGAGTTGCCCATCTGGCGATCCGGCAGACCCACTTCCAGGCCAGATGCATCAATCAGGGTATGGGGACGTTTTGCCCACAGTGCATCCATGACTGGGGTTTTGGCGTTGAAAATGGCGTTATCCTGCTGATCTTCACGGTAGCCATAGCCATCCAGAATCACCAGTACCATAGGTTTTTTAGAAACCGACATTGCGACAACCTCATGCTCAAGAGACAAAAAATTTGCGTAATTTTACTACAGCTGAATCGATCAAATAGCCGCAGAAGATCAAAGAATGCGTAGGGGCAAGGCGCTTCCCAGGTCATTTTAAGGCTTTTTTTTCGTGGCATCCCGCAGAAAATGGATTAGCTTATTGTCGCTGGCTGTATTTGCCACAACGCACAGGTATACTCCTGTCCTGGTTTTTTTAATCACTTTTGACGGGAGT encodes:
- the gpmM gene encoding 2,3-bisphosphoglycerate-independent phosphoglycerate mutase; amino-acid sequence: MSVSKKPMVLVILDGYGYREDQQDNAIFNAKTPVMDALWAKRPHTLIDASGLEVGLPDRQMGNSEVGHVNLGAGRIVYQDLTRLDVEIKERTFFSNPTLSGAVDKAVAAGKAVHIMGLLSAGGVHSHEDHIMAMVELAAERGAEKIYLHAFLDGRDTPPRSAEGSLKAFEDKFAALGKGRVASIIGRYYAMDRDNRWDRVEQAYDLMTQAKGEFQFATAVEGLEAAYARDENDEFVKATVIRAEGQADAAMEDGDALIFMNFRADRAREITRAFVNSDFDGFARKKVVKLDFIQLTEYAADIKAPCAYPPASLANTLGEWMAKNDKTQLRISETEKYAHVTFFFNGGVEEPFKGEDRILINSPKVATYDLQPEMSSAELTEKLVAAIESGKYDTIICNYPNGDMVGHTGVMEAAIKAVEALDHCVEQVTKAIESVGGQMLITADHGNAEQMRDPSTGQAHTAHTNLPVPLIYVGDKPLKAVEGGKLSDIAPTMLTLMGMEIPKEMTGKPLFIVE